Proteins co-encoded in one Chionomys nivalis chromosome 6, mChiNiv1.1, whole genome shotgun sequence genomic window:
- the LOC130875755 gene encoding L-lactate dehydrogenase A chain-like — protein sequence MATLKDQLIVNLLKEEQAPQNKITVVGVGAVGMACAISILMKDLADELALVDVMEDKLKGEMMDLQHGSLFLRTPKIVSGKDYSVTANSKLVIITAGARQQEGESRLNLVQRNVNIFKFIIPNVVKYSPNCKLLIVSNPVDILTYVAWKISGFPKNRVIGSGCNLDSARFRYLMGERLGVHPLSCHGWVLGEHGDSSVPVWSGVNVAGVSLKNLNPELGSDADKEQWKEVHKQVVDSAYEVIKLKGYTTWAIGLSVADLAESIMKNLRRVHPISTMIKGLYGIKDDVFLSVPCVLGQNGISDVVKVTLTSEEEARLKKSADTLWGIQKELQF from the coding sequence ATGGCAACCCTCAAGGACCAGCTGATTGTGAATCTCCTTAAGGAAGAACAGGCCCCCCAGAACAAGATTACGGTTGTTGGGGTTGGTGCTGTTGGCATGGCTTGTGCCATCAGTATCCTGATGAAGGACTTAGCGGATGAGCTTGCCCTTGTTGATGTCATGGAAGACAAGCTAAAGGGAGAGATGATGGATCTCCAGCATGGCAGCCTTTTCCTTAGAACACCGAAAATTGTCTCTGGCAAAGACTATAGCGTGACTGCAAACTCCAAGCTGGTTATCATCACAGCGGGGGCCCGTCAGCAAGAGGGAGAGAGTCGGCTCAATCTGGTCCAGCGCAACGTGAACATCTTCAAGTTCATCATTCCCAACGTGGTGAAATACAGTCCAAACTGCAAGCTGCTTATTGTCTCCAACCCAGTGGATATCTTGACCTACGTGGCCTGGAAGATAAGTGGCTTTCCCAAAAACCGAGTCATTGGGAGTGGTTGCAATCTGGACTCAGCTCGGTTCCGTTACCTGATGGGAGAAAGGCTGGGTGTTCACCCGCTGAGCTGTCATGGATGGGTCCTGGGGGAGCATGGAGACTCCAGTGTGCCTGTGTGGAGCGGCGTGAATGTCGCTGGGGTCTCCCTGAAGAATCTGAACCCAGAACTGGGCTCCGATGCAGACAAGGAGCAGTGGAAAGAGGTTCACAAGCAGGTGGTTGACAGCGCCTATGAGGTGATCAAACTGAAGGGTTATACGACCTGGGCCATTGGCCTCTCTGTGGCCGACTTGGCAGAGAGCATAATGAAGAATCTGAGGCGGGTGCATCCCATTTCCACCATGATTAAGGGTCTCTATGGAATCAAGGATGATGTCTTCCTCAGTGTCCCCTGTGTCCTGGGACAAAATGGAATCTCAGATGTTGTGAAGGTGACTCTGACTTCTGAAGAGGAGGCCCGCTTGAAGAAGAGTGCAGACACGCTCTGGGGGATCCAGAAAGAGCTGCAGTTCTAA